From Dendropsophus ebraccatus isolate aDenEbr1 chromosome 2, aDenEbr1.pat, whole genome shotgun sequence, a single genomic window includes:
- the BAMBI gene encoding BMP and activin membrane-bound inhibitor homolog, producing the protein MDRQASLISIWLQLELCAMAILLTKGEIRCYCDAPHCVATGYMCKSELNACFSRLLDPQNTNSPLTHGCLDSMAKTTDMCKATITEEKSGVTVPKLECCHEDMCNYRGLHDVLSHPKSEPSGGGSKYQHESTRNLITKVQELTSSKELWFRAAVIAVPIAGGLILVLLIMLALRMLRSENKRLQDQRQQMLSRLHYSFHGHHSKKGQVAKLDLECMVPVSGHENCCLTCDKLRHTDLSNDKIISLVHWGMYSGHGKLEFV; encoded by the exons ATGGATCGCCAGGCTAGCCTGATCTCCATCTGGCTACAACTAGAGCTCTGCGCTATGGCCATACTACTCACTAAAG GAGAAATCAGATGCTACTGTGACGCCCCACACTGTGTTGCAACTGGATACATGTGTAAATCAGAACTGAACGCCTGCTTTTCCAGGCTACTTGACCCACAGAACACCAATTCACCTCTCACACATGGCTGCCTGGACTCTATGGCAAAAACAACAGACATGTGCAAAGCCACCATCACCGAAGAGAAGAGCGGAGTCACCGTGCCCAAGCTGGAGTGCTGTCACGAGGACATGTGCAATTACCGGGGTCTTCACGATGTTCTATCCCACCCCAAGAGTGAACCGTCAG GCGGTGGTAGCAAATACCAACACGAAAGCACAAGGAACCTCATCACAAAGGTCCAAGAGCTGACATCATCCAAAGAACTGTGGTTCAGAGCGGCGGTCATTGCCGTGCCTATAGCCGGTGGATTGATACTGGTGCTCCTTATCATGCTTGCACTCCGGATGCTCCGCAGTGAGAATAAAAGGTTACAGGATCAGAGACAACAGATGCTTTCCAGACTGCACTACAGCTTTCACGGACACCACTCGAAAAAGGGACAAGTGGCCAAGCTAGACTTGGAGTGCATGGTACCCGTATCGGGCCACGAAAACTGTTGCTTGACTTGCGATAAATTGAGGCATACGGACCTCAGCAATGACAAAATCATATCTCTGGTTCACTGGGGGATGTATAGCGGACACGGAAAGCTGGAATTTGTATGA